A stretch of Shinella zoogloeoides DNA encodes these proteins:
- the tnpB gene encoding IS66 family insertion sequence element accessory protein TnpB (TnpB, as the term is used for proteins encoded by IS66 family insertion elements, is considered an accessory protein, since TnpC, encoded by a neighboring gene, is a DDE family transposase.) codes for MIPVPTGVRVWLATGYTDMRRGFPGLSLQVQEVLRRDPLSGHLFCFRGRRGDLLKVIWHDGQGACLFTKKLERGRFLWPSPADGAVTISTAQMGYLLSGIDWRNPQETWRPTRVG; via the coding sequence GTGATCCCGGTTCCGACGGGCGTGAGGGTTTGGCTGGCGACGGGCTACACGGATATGCGCCGGGGCTTCCCGGGCCTGTCGCTTCAGGTGCAGGAGGTGCTTCGCCGGGATCCGCTGAGCGGGCATCTCTTCTGCTTCCGGGGGCGTCGGGGCGATCTTTTGAAGGTGATTTGGCATGATGGCCAGGGCGCCTGCCTGTTCACGAAGAAGCTGGAACGCGGGAGGTTCCTCTGGCCGTCGCCGGCGGACGGGGCGGTAACGATCTCGACGGCGCAGATGGGTTATCTTTTGTCCGGTATCGACTGGCGAAATCCGCAGGAAACCTGGCGCCCGACGCGGGTCGGCTAG
- the tnpA gene encoding IS66-like element accessory protein TnpA yields MDILTDSHPVSRLEIVETGRRRRWSDAEKLRIVEESFSGPRLASATARRHGLSNQQLFAWRKAYRAGCLGEAGGLVPAVIIAERPTTRSGSGGGRIELVTANGRRLIVDRDVDVEALLRIVQALERLA; encoded by the coding sequence ATGGATATCCTTACTGACAGTCATCCCGTGAGCCGCCTGGAGATCGTCGAGACGGGTCGGCGTCGACGCTGGTCTGATGCGGAAAAGCTGCGGATCGTCGAGGAGAGCTTCTCCGGTCCGCGATTGGCATCGGCGACGGCGCGGCGTCATGGGCTTTCGAACCAGCAGCTGTTCGCGTGGCGTAAGGCGTATCGGGCAGGCTGCCTTGGCGAGGCCGGAGGATTGGTGCCGGCGGTGATTATCGCTGAGCGACCAACAACGCGTTCGGGTTCGGGCGGTGGCCGGATCGAGCTCGTGACCGCGAACGGGCGGCGCCTGATCGTGGATCGCGATGTCGACGTCGAGGCTCTGTTGCGGATCGTGCAAGCCCTGGAGCGGCTGGCGTGA
- a CDS encoding SRPBCC family protein — MSDTEAKKPKDNLVVEYEIDAPPEMVWRAISIPELREKWLPEKDLADAVPISAEPGEEVRYRMREEESPFLESIVTFQVGPNVYGGTRLRIIHHLVDARSVRRTPPAANNNWPVLMLAA, encoded by the coding sequence ATGAGCGACACGGAGGCAAAGAAGCCCAAGGATAATCTCGTCGTGGAATATGAAATCGACGCTCCCCCTGAAATGGTTTGGCGGGCGATTAGTATTCCAGAGCTTCGAGAAAAATGGCTGCCTGAAAAAGACTTGGCCGATGCTGTCCCGATCTCGGCAGAACCGGGAGAGGAAGTCCGCTATCGGATGCGCGAAGAAGAATCGCCTTTCCTCGAAAGCATTGTGACGTTCCAAGTCGGTCCCAATGTCTATGGCGGCACGAGGTTGAGGATCATCCATCATCTTGTGGACGCCCGATCCGTTCGGCGAACACCCCCTGCCGCGAACAACAATTGGCCCGTGCTTATGCTCGCAGCATAG
- a CDS encoding ArsR/SmtB family transcription factor yields the protein MIPNDIFKALADPTRRAIFEKLASGSMNAVTLRQGMEISQPAMSQHLSVLRNAKLVREERQGRFVNYEVDPEGLALIAEWLAKYRAYWPARIDALKSLLRDMDQ from the coding sequence ATGATCCCGAACGACATATTCAAAGCTCTGGCCGATCCGACACGCCGCGCGATTTTCGAGAAGCTGGCGTCCGGCAGCATGAACGCCGTCACACTGCGGCAGGGTATGGAAATTAGTCAGCCGGCGATGTCGCAACATCTCTCTGTCCTGCGCAACGCCAAGCTGGTGCGGGAAGAACGTCAGGGCCGCTTTGTGAACTATGAGGTCGATCCAGAGGGGCTGGCACTCATCGCGGAATGGCTGGCGAAGTATCGGGCCTATTGGCCTGCGAGAATTGACGCTTTGAAGAGCTTACTAAGGGACATGGACCAATGA
- a CDS encoding DUF3363 domain-containing protein codes for MESTASVCIRVVNGSPYPRRHPDRPGRGDSPAVRPHHHRHRRGRHLSTLEQAKFEGRVPGGDYEGYVDAHVRRLEALRRAGIVERIDADQWRIPNDLVSRAADYDAGRDRQASVRVLSPINLERQIHSDGATWLDRRLIHSETADIAPAGFGQQVREAMDQRREHHIEQGDATRARNGRIFYRSSLLATLREREVARVGGEMAESKGLPFRAATDGENISGKFTGTVQLSSGKFAVVEQSHEFTLVPWRPVIDRQLGREVMGVVQGGSVSWQLGRQRGIML; via the coding sequence ATTGAATCGACCGCCAGCGTTTGCATCAGGGTCGTCAACGGAAGCCCGTATCCGCGGCGTCATCCAGATCGGCCCGGCCGAGGCGACAGCCCGGCCGTCCGACCGCACCATCACCGCCATCGCCGAGGACGGCATCTATCGACCCTGGAACAGGCGAAATTCGAGGGCCGCGTTCCCGGTGGCGACTATGAGGGCTATGTCGATGCCCATGTTCGTCGGCTGGAGGCATTGCGCCGCGCCGGGATCGTCGAGCGCATCGACGCCGACCAATGGCGCATCCCCAATGATCTGGTTAGCCGCGCCGCCGACTACGATGCCGGCCGAGACCGGCAGGCCAGTGTTCGCGTCCTGTCACCCATCAATCTGGAAAGGCAGATACATTCGGACGGCGCGACGTGGCTGGACCGGCGATTGATCCACAGCGAAACCGCCGATATTGCGCCGGCCGGTTTCGGCCAGCAGGTGCGCGAGGCCATGGACCAGCGCCGCGAGCATCATATCGAGCAAGGCGACGCTACCCGAGCACGGAATGGCCGCATCTTCTACCGGAGCAGCCTTCTCGCCACCCTGCGCGAGCGCGAGGTTGCCCGTGTTGGCGGGGAGATGGCCGAGAGCAAGGGCCTGCCTTTCCGTGCCGCCACGGACGGCGAGAACATCAGCGGCAAATTCACCGGCACCGTGCAGCTATCGAGCGGCAAGTTCGCCGTGGTCGAGCAGTCCCACGAGTTTACCTTGGTCCCATGGCGGCCGGTCATAGACCGACAGCTCGGTCGCGAGGTTATGGGCGTCGTTCAGGGCGGATCGGTGTCGTGGCAGCTAGGGCGGCAACGAGGGATTATGTTGTGA
- a CDS encoding ArsR/SmtB family transcription factor — protein sequence MNKADPLSTQELNFLSETFRLLGDPSRLRILLHCEEGPKSVTDISETLELSQSLVSHHLRLLRGARLVTRVRHSKQMFYEISDQHVGDVLLDMLSHVREEREGVAERDASVQHS from the coding sequence TTGAACAAGGCAGATCCCCTTTCGACCCAGGAGTTGAACTTCCTATCCGAAACATTCCGCCTGCTGGGTGACCCCAGCAGGCTAAGGATTCTCCTCCATTGCGAGGAAGGCCCGAAGTCGGTCACCGATATCTCCGAAACGCTTGAGCTGTCGCAGTCGCTCGTCAGCCACCACCTGCGACTGCTTCGCGGCGCGCGGCTGGTAACGCGGGTCCGACATTCGAAGCAGATGTTCTACGAAATCTCCGATCAGCATGTGGGCGACGTCCTGCTCGATATGCTCTCCCATGTCCGTGAGGAACGAGAAGGCGTCGCCGAACGCGACGCCAGCGTTCAACACTCCTGA
- a CDS encoding cation diffusion facilitator family transporter yields MADHSHSHSDHHGRDHDHSHVPTVTKENERKILISFFIIFIFMVVEAVGGVISGSLALLADAGHMLTDAIALGLAYVAFRLGRRVADSQRTFGYARFEVIAGLINALTLFGIVAWIVYEAIERFQEPQPVMAGSMFVVAIIGMLVNLFVLWYLTRGDSDHVNVKGAVLHVMGDLLGSVGAIIAAIVIWYTGWTPIDPILSVFVSLLILRSAWSLLRNTLHILLEGAPDNAGAEKISEHLRKTVPGIQSVHHVHVWSLTSGRVLATLQVQPMEGVDVRTVMQQVDHELKTQFKIEHPTIGIDWDGVASCTLEEPSKAAVSHAGHSH; encoded by the coding sequence ATGGCAGACCACTCTCACTCCCACAGCGACCACCACGGCCGCGATCATGATCACTCACACGTACCGACCGTAACGAAGGAAAACGAGCGCAAGATCCTCATTTCCTTCTTCATCATCTTCATCTTCATGGTCGTCGAGGCAGTCGGCGGTGTGATCTCCGGTTCGCTCGCGCTGCTTGCCGATGCGGGACATATGCTGACCGACGCCATCGCGCTCGGTCTCGCCTACGTTGCCTTCCGCCTCGGCCGCCGCGTCGCCGACAGCCAGCGCACCTTCGGCTATGCCCGCTTCGAGGTGATTGCGGGCCTCATCAACGCCCTTACCCTGTTCGGCATCGTCGCCTGGATCGTCTACGAGGCCATCGAGCGCTTCCAAGAGCCGCAGCCGGTCATGGCCGGTTCGATGTTCGTCGTCGCCATCATCGGCATGCTCGTGAACCTCTTCGTCCTCTGGTATCTGACGCGCGGCGACTCCGATCACGTCAATGTCAAGGGCGCCGTGCTGCATGTCATGGGCGATCTGCTCGGCTCGGTCGGCGCGATCATTGCCGCCATCGTCATCTGGTACACTGGCTGGACCCCGATCGATCCCATCCTGTCGGTGTTCGTGTCGCTGCTGATCCTGCGCAGCGCCTGGAGCCTGCTCAGGAACACGCTGCATATCCTGCTCGAAGGTGCGCCCGACAACGCCGGCGCGGAGAAGATCTCCGAGCATCTTCGAAAGACCGTTCCCGGCATCCAGAGCGTCCACCACGTCCATGTCTGGTCGCTGACTTCCGGCCGTGTGCTGGCAACCCTTCAGGTGCAGCCGATGGAAGGCGTCGATGTGCGCACCGTCATGCAGCAAGTCGACCACGAGCTGAAGACGCAGTTCAAGATCGAGCACCCGACGATCGGGATCGACTGGGACGGCGTGGCCAGTTGCACCCTGGAGGAGCCGAGCAAGGCGGCTGTGTCCCACGCAGGGCATTCGCACTGA
- a CDS encoding LysR family transcriptional regulator, with the protein MLRRDREPEIQMRQLHYVIAAAEHGSFRQAAIAVGVRESAVSRRIRDLEDQAGAALFIRYQRGVVITEAGRKFLTHARRAIAEIDLAVKEVRAAGRAEKGVLRIGIFSSLASGFIADLLERYAGEHPGVRTRFIEGTPADHKAAVRHHEIDIAFLTGEPHVAGCEVTRLWAERVFVVLPEKHELVAREEIEWADLRDRHFIVSEAEPGPEIHDYLVKHLAELGHHPSVEQCPVYNRDTLMQLVALGKGISLTSEATTGTRFRGVAYRLLVTEELPFCAVWSQRNDNPALRRMLSLARNLSAKRFGTRPISDDQA; encoded by the coding sequence TTGCTCAGACGTGACCGCGAGCCTGAAATCCAGATGCGGCAACTCCACTATGTGATTGCAGCGGCCGAGCATGGCAGCTTCCGACAGGCGGCGATAGCGGTCGGCGTTCGAGAATCGGCGGTCAGCCGCCGCATCCGCGATCTGGAGGATCAGGCCGGTGCGGCGCTGTTCATTCGATATCAGCGGGGGGTGGTCATCACCGAGGCGGGACGGAAGTTCCTGACGCACGCTCGGAGGGCGATCGCGGAAATCGATCTGGCCGTGAAGGAAGTGAGAGCTGCGGGCCGCGCCGAAAAGGGCGTGCTACGCATCGGCATATTCTCGTCCCTCGCCTCGGGCTTCATCGCCGATCTGCTGGAGCGATACGCAGGGGAGCATCCCGGTGTTCGCACGAGATTCATCGAAGGCACGCCTGCCGACCACAAGGCCGCTGTCCGGCACCACGAGATCGACATCGCCTTCCTGACGGGCGAGCCGCACGTCGCGGGATGTGAGGTGACGCGGCTGTGGGCCGAGCGCGTGTTCGTCGTCCTGCCGGAAAAGCATGAGCTTGTGGCAAGGGAGGAGATCGAATGGGCCGACCTGCGCGACCGGCATTTCATCGTCAGCGAGGCGGAGCCTGGTCCCGAGATCCACGACTATCTCGTCAAGCATCTCGCCGAGCTGGGCCACCATCCGAGCGTCGAGCAGTGCCCGGTCTATAACCGGGACACGCTGATGCAGTTGGTGGCTCTGGGAAAAGGTATCTCGCTCACCAGCGAGGCCACGACGGGGACCAGATTCCGGGGCGTGGCGTATCGGCTTCTGGTGACGGAAGAACTGCCGTTCTGCGCGGTCTGGTCGCAACGCAACGACAATCCGGCGCTGCGCCGGATGCTGAGCCTCGCCCGCAACCTGTCGGCGAAACGGTTCGGGACTCGCCCGATCAGCGACGATCAGGCGTGA
- a CDS encoding DUF2274 domain-containing protein, with protein MTKLKLGPLANDKPVKVTLELPAALADDLATYAQILGRDTGQPVADPMKLIVPMLERFIATDRGFAKARRSVTPDRR; from the coding sequence ATGACCAAGCTGAAACTCGGTCCGCTCGCCAACGACAAGCCGGTCAAGGTCACGCTTGAGCTGCCGGCTGCGCTCGCCGATGACCTTGCCACCTACGCGCAGATATTGGGGCGGGACACCGGCCAGCCGGTCGCCGATCCGATGAAGCTCATCGTGCCCATGCTGGAGCGCTTCATCGCCACCGACCGCGGGTTCGCCAAGGCCCGCCGCTCGGTCACGCCTGATCGTCGCTGA
- a CDS encoding TrbI/VirB10 family protein, with amino-acid sequence MTDTGNNNAAPMRLRAEAPRVTRLSRKALAGAGLIVSLGIGGALIYALQTRDRGADGEELYSTENRATADGLAGLPRDYTGPVLGPALPGDLGRPILSAQNEGKPVVPPTVPDPTVDQEEQRRRAEEEAARTSRVFFQTETRTNPTAGADSAAGAGLPNLAGLGLGGNTAQDRQNAFLNAAVDRRTTTTDRVMAPVSPFVLQAGAVIPAALITGIRSDLPGQITAQVTESIYDSPTGRVLLVPQGTRIIGQYDNSVQFGQRRVLLVWNRLIFPNGRSIVLERQPGADSQGYAGLEDGVDYHWWDLAKAAGLSTLLAVGAELATSDEDRLIRAIRDGSQDTINQAGQQIIQRQLQVAPTLTIRPGFPVRMIVTRDLVLEPYRG; translated from the coding sequence ATGACAGACACCGGAAACAACAATGCTGCCCCGATGCGCCTTCGCGCCGAAGCCCCGCGCGTCACGCGCCTATCGCGCAAGGCGCTGGCCGGAGCCGGCCTCATCGTTTCGCTCGGTATCGGCGGCGCGCTGATCTATGCGCTCCAGACCCGCGATCGCGGCGCGGATGGCGAGGAACTCTATTCGACCGAGAACCGGGCGACGGCCGATGGGCTCGCCGGCCTTCCACGCGACTATACCGGGCCGGTCCTCGGCCCGGCACTGCCCGGCGATCTCGGCCGGCCGATCCTCAGCGCGCAGAACGAGGGCAAGCCCGTCGTTCCGCCCACCGTCCCCGATCCAACCGTGGATCAGGAAGAGCAGCGGCGGCGCGCCGAGGAGGAAGCCGCACGCACGAGCCGCGTCTTTTTCCAGACCGAGACACGCACGAACCCAACCGCAGGCGCGGATTCGGCCGCCGGCGCAGGTCTGCCCAATCTCGCCGGGCTCGGCCTCGGCGGAAATACCGCGCAGGACCGGCAGAACGCCTTCCTCAACGCCGCCGTCGATCGCCGGACCACCACGACCGACCGCGTCATGGCTCCGGTATCGCCCTTCGTGCTTCAGGCGGGCGCGGTCATCCCGGCAGCACTGATCACCGGCATCCGCTCCGACCTTCCCGGCCAGATCACCGCGCAGGTCACGGAAAGCATCTATGACAGCCCGACCGGCCGCGTTCTCCTCGTGCCGCAGGGCACGCGCATCATCGGTCAGTACGACAACAGCGTGCAGTTCGGCCAAAGGAGGGTCTTGTTGGTCTGGAACCGGCTGATCTTCCCCAATGGTCGCTCGATCGTGCTGGAGCGCCAGCCCGGCGCGGACAGCCAAGGCTATGCCGGGCTAGAGGATGGTGTCGACTACCACTGGTGGGATCTCGCCAAGGCGGCCGGGCTCTCCACCCTGCTTGCCGTCGGCGCCGAACTCGCGACCAGCGACGAGGACCGCCTGATCCGCGCGATCCGCGACGGCTCGCAGGATACGATCAATCAGGCGGGCCAGCAGATCATCCAGCGGCAATTGCAGGTCGCCCCCACGCTGACCATCCGGCCGGGCTTCCCGGTCCGGATGATCGTGACCCGCGATCTGGTCCTCGAACCCTACAGGGGATGA
- the trbG gene encoding P-type conjugative transfer protein TrbG has protein sequence MTPHFRNAANPAFRKSVITALLVSTAVLGGCASAKKPPAITYDSDVPPLPAVPAVTDTTPKPLHIPPAWTVSRGGGAASTPTARVENANLAARVEPRREGYYNAIQVYPWSDGALYQIYASPGQITNIALEPGESLTGAGPIAAGDTARWIIGDTESGSGETRRVHVLVKPSRAEISTNLVITTDRRTYMIELRSREKPYMPSVAWSYPRARGGSAQAIPTTPVIPAVAARNYRYGFASGDNPPWKPVSVYDDGRRVYIEFPRGIVQGELPPIFVIGPEGEAQIANTRTYRNVLIVDRLFGAAELRLGGGKRQQTVRIERIDGSSRATNVRQDKGGQSS, from the coding sequence ATGACGCCGCACTTCCGCAATGCCGCAAACCCGGCTTTCCGTAAATCCGTGATCACGGCTTTGCTGGTATCGACTGCGGTGCTCGGCGGATGTGCTTCTGCGAAGAAGCCGCCTGCAATCACCTACGATTCCGACGTGCCGCCGCTGCCGGCCGTACCGGCTGTGACGGACACCACGCCAAAGCCGCTCCACATCCCGCCCGCCTGGACGGTGAGCCGGGGCGGCGGCGCAGCCAGTACGCCGACCGCCCGTGTCGAGAACGCCAATCTCGCCGCCCGCGTCGAGCCGCGACGCGAGGGCTATTACAACGCTATCCAGGTCTATCCGTGGAGCGACGGCGCCCTCTATCAGATCTATGCCTCGCCCGGACAGATCACCAACATCGCGCTTGAGCCGGGTGAAAGCCTGACCGGCGCAGGCCCGATCGCCGCCGGCGACACAGCACGCTGGATCATCGGCGACACCGAGAGCGGCTCCGGCGAGACGCGGCGCGTGCATGTGCTGGTGAAACCGTCGCGCGCGGAAATCTCGACCAATCTCGTCATCACCACCGACCGGCGCACCTACATGATCGAGCTGCGCTCGCGCGAGAAACCCTACATGCCGTCCGTCGCCTGGTCCTATCCGCGCGCCCGCGGAGGCTCGGCGCAGGCGATACCGACAACGCCGGTTATCCCGGCCGTGGCGGCGCGGAACTATCGCTATGGCTTCGCATCCGGCGACAATCCGCCGTGGAAGCCGGTCTCCGTCTATGACGACGGGCGGCGCGTCTACATCGAGTTTCCGCGCGGCATCGTCCAGGGCGAATTGCCGCCGATCTTCGTGATCGGCCCCGAAGGCGAGGCCCAGATCGCCAATACGCGCACCTATCGCAACGTGCTGATCGTCGATCGCCTGTTCGGCGCGGCCGAGCTGCGGCTTGGCGGGGGCAAGCGTCAGCAGACCGTCAGGATCGAACGCATCGACGGCTCCTCGCGCGCAACGAATGTCCGCCAGGACAAGGGAGGGCAGTCGTCATGA
- the trbF gene encoding conjugal transfer protein TrbF, whose amino-acid sequence MNLFRRPATHYGKTPQPETPYQKAAQIWDERIGSARVQARNWRFMAFGCLALSAGFAAALVVQSARGTVVPWIVQVDKLGQAQTVAAATADYRPTDPQIAWHLARFIEQVRSVPADPIIVRQNWLRAYEWTTDRGAAALNDYARVNDPFTKVGKQQVAVEVSSVIRASPESFRIAWIERRYENGQLSTTERWTAILTIVVQPPRDAERLKANPLGIYVNAINWSRELGQ is encoded by the coding sequence ATGAACCTCTTCCGACGACCCGCCACCCACTACGGCAAGACGCCGCAACCCGAGACCCCCTATCAGAAGGCTGCCCAGATATGGGACGAGCGTATCGGCTCCGCCCGCGTCCAGGCGCGCAACTGGCGCTTTATGGCTTTCGGATGCCTGGCGCTGTCGGCCGGCTTCGCCGCCGCTCTTGTCGTCCAGTCGGCGCGGGGCACCGTCGTTCCCTGGATCGTTCAGGTCGACAAGCTGGGACAGGCCCAGACCGTCGCCGCGGCAACCGCCGACTACCGTCCGACCGATCCGCAGATCGCATGGCATCTCGCCCGTTTCATCGAACAGGTCCGCTCCGTCCCGGCCGATCCGATCATCGTGCGGCAGAACTGGCTGCGCGCCTATGAATGGACGACGGACCGGGGCGCGGCCGCGCTCAACGACTATGCCCGCGTCAACGACCCCTTCACCAAGGTCGGCAAGCAGCAGGTTGCCGTCGAGGTTTCCTCGGTCATCCGCGCCTCGCCGGAGAGCTTCCGGATCGCGTGGATAGAGCGGCGCTATGAGAACGGCCAGCTTTCGACCACCGAGCGATGGACGGCAATTCTCACCATCGTCGTCCAGCCGCCCCGCGACGCCGAACGGCTCAAGGCCAATCCGCTCGGCATCTACGTCAATGCAATCAACTGGTCGCGGGAGTTGGGACAATGA
- the trbL gene encoding P-type conjugative transfer protein TrbL, producing the protein MGSTSVIDNFLSVFTSYIDSGFGLLGGEVAFIASTLIVIDVTLAALFWSWGADDDIMARLVKKTLFVGVFAYLISNWNSLAKIVFDSFAGLGLKGSGTSFSTADLLRPGKVAQTGLDAGRPLLDSISDLMGWIAFFENFIQIACMFFAWVLVILAFFILAIQLFVTLIEFKLSTLAGFVLIPFGLFGKTAFMAERVLGNVISSGIKVLVLAVIIGIGSTLFSQFTAGFGGATPTIDQAMAIVLAALSLLGLGIFGPGIANGLVSGGPQLGAGAAVGTGLAVGGAALAAGGGAVLAAKGGALALSGGAAAARGGAAAAGAASSAYTLGSMGQSGMSGIASGLGGVARAAGSGAASPLRRGLARAAESLKSSHTGGVKGAFETTGGSSTMGTVGGGGQAANDASAGAAAAGSVNTPPAWAQRMKRGQAMSHGVSAAAHAVRSGDSHGSGSSVNLSESDRS; encoded by the coding sequence ATGGGCAGCACCAGCGTCATCGACAATTTCCTCTCGGTCTTCACGTCCTACATCGACAGCGGCTTTGGCCTGCTCGGCGGCGAGGTCGCCTTCATAGCTTCAACCCTCATCGTGATCGACGTGACGCTTGCGGCCCTGTTCTGGAGCTGGGGCGCTGACGACGACATCATGGCGCGGCTGGTGAAAAAGACGCTCTTCGTCGGGGTCTTTGCCTACCTGATTTCCAACTGGAACAGCCTCGCGAAGATCGTCTTCGACAGCTTCGCCGGACTCGGCCTGAAGGGCTCCGGAACCAGCTTCAGCACCGCCGATCTCCTGCGCCCCGGCAAGGTGGCGCAAACCGGACTCGACGCCGGACGGCCGCTGCTCGATTCCATCTCCGACCTCATGGGCTGGATCGCCTTCTTCGAGAATTTCATCCAGATCGCCTGCATGTTCTTCGCCTGGGTGCTGGTCATCCTCGCCTTCTTCATCCTGGCGATCCAGCTCTTCGTCACGCTGATCGAGTTCAAGCTGTCGACACTGGCCGGCTTCGTCCTGATCCCCTTCGGCCTGTTCGGAAAGACCGCGTTCATGGCCGAGCGGGTGCTCGGCAACGTGATCTCCTCCGGCATCAAGGTCCTGGTTCTCGCCGTCATCATCGGCATCGGCTCGACGTTGTTCTCGCAGTTCACCGCCGGCTTCGGCGGCGCGACGCCGACCATCGACCAGGCCATGGCGATCGTGCTCGCCGCGCTCTCCCTGCTCGGCCTCGGCATATTCGGCCCCGGCATCGCCAACGGCCTCGTCTCCGGCGGACCTCAACTCGGCGCGGGCGCCGCCGTAGGCACAGGGCTGGCGGTCGGAGGCGCAGCGCTCGCCGCAGGCGGCGGAGCCGTGCTGGCCGCCAAGGGCGGAGCGCTCGCTTTGTCTGGAGGTGCGGCCGCCGCGCGTGGCGGCGCTGCCGCCGCCGGCGCGGCTTCCTCGGCCTACACGCTCGGCTCGATGGGACAGTCCGGCATGTCGGGCATCGCCTCCGGTCTCGGCGGCGTGGCGCGCGCCGCCGGTTCGGGCGCTGCCTCGCCGCTGCGTCGCGGTCTCGCCCGCGCCGCTGAGAGCCTCAAGTCGAGCCACACCGGCGGCGTCAAGGGCGCTTTCGAAACGACGGGCGGCTCTTCGACCATGGGAACCGTCGGAGGTGGCGGGCAGGCCGCCAATGACGCCTCCGCCGGCGCTGCCGCGGCCGGATCTGTGAATACCCCGCCGGCCTGGGCGCAGCGCATGAAGCGCGGCCAGGCAATGAGCCATGGCGTTTCCGCGGCCGCCCACGCGGTCCGCTCCGGCGACAGCCACGGCTCCGGCTCTTCCGTCAATCTCTCCGAAAGCGACCGCTCATGA
- the trbK-alt gene encoding putative entry exclusion protein TrbK-alt: protein MDGKMLARLGAVVFVAVAITATAIELTRKDEVNVPEPARAVERSIDALRVEQRRCQQLGEAAGKDAGCLRVWAETRDRFLGRTPQPVAPAANDAR, encoded by the coding sequence ATGGACGGCAAGATGCTGGCCCGGCTGGGCGCCGTCGTCTTCGTGGCTGTCGCGATCACAGCGACGGCCATCGAGCTGACCCGCAAGGACGAGGTAAATGTCCCGGAGCCGGCGCGGGCCGTCGAGCGCTCGATCGATGCGCTTCGCGTCGAACAGCGACGGTGCCAGCAGCTTGGCGAGGCCGCCGGCAAGGATGCCGGATGCCTGCGCGTCTGGGCCGAGACCCGCGATCGCTTTCTCGGCCGCACGCCGCAGCCGGTCGCGCCCGCGGCGAATGACGCACGGTGA
- the trbJ gene encoding P-type conjugative transfer protein TrbJ, whose product MTPTSPRISAALLAATVLSVPLAVAPVLTTPAHAWKIVYDPTNYAQNVLQAARALEQITNQITSLQNEAQMLINQAKNLASLPFSSLQQLQQSVQRTQQLLSQAQNIAFDVGQIDQAFKTQYGNASLTASDAKLIEDAKTRWQNTVGGLQDAMRVQATVVGNIDTNRTQMSALVGQSQGATGALQATQAGNQLLALQAQQLADLTAVIAANGRAQALTDAERSAAAEQGREQRRRFLTPGSGYQPGNAKMFNGN is encoded by the coding sequence ATGACGCCCACCTCGCCTCGCATCTCCGCCGCCCTGCTTGCCGCCACCGTGCTGTCCGTACCGCTCGCCGTCGCTCCGGTCCTGACCACCCCGGCACACGCCTGGAAGATCGTCTACGATCCGACCAATTACGCCCAGAACGTCCTTCAGGCCGCCCGCGCGCTGGAGCAGATCACCAACCAGATCACGTCGCTCCAGAACGAGGCGCAGATGCTCATCAACCAGGCGAAGAACCTGGCGAGCCTGCCGTTCTCCTCGCTCCAGCAGCTCCAGCAGTCCGTGCAGCGCACGCAGCAGCTCCTGAGCCAGGCGCAGAACATCGCATTCGACGTCGGCCAGATCGATCAGGCGTTCAAGACGCAATACGGCAACGCCTCGCTGACCGCCTCGGACGCCAAGCTGATCGAGGACGCGAAGACCCGCTGGCAGAACACCGTCGGCGGTCTGCAGGACGCCATGCGCGTCCAGGCCACCGTTGTCGGCAACATCGACACCAACCGTACCCAGATGTCGGCGCTGGTCGGGCAGAGCCAGGGCGCGACCGGCGCACTTCAGGCAACCCAGGCCGGCAACCAGCTCCTCGCCCTTCAGGCGCAGCAGCTCGCCGACCTGACCGCCGTGATCGCCGCGAACGGCCGGGCGCAGGCGCTCACCGACGCCGAGCGTTCAGCGGCCGCCGAGCAGGGACGCGAGCAGCGCCGCCGCTTCCTCACGCCCGGCTCCGGCTACCAGCCGGGAAACGCCAAGATGTTCAACGGCAACTGA